aaaaaaaaataagaaaaatatgacaattttttttttaattttcaagttgttaaaagacatgtagacgggtgaaaaatgggtaatggtaaaaaaaaaaagataaacgggttaaaaagggtaaatgggtaaacgagtattaaacggttacggttaaatgagtatgcggttatgggtatggttaaccgtttataaacggttatgggtatgggtataaccgtttaggcaattacccaacgggtaaacggttatgtgggtatgagcataaacggttatgggtaaataaccgcggttacccgcccgccataaccgttgcccatccctactccTGTATCTTAAATCAGAGCTAAACGCTGCAAACTTAATTGTTCCCTCTTTCTTACCCCAATTTATCAGTGTGACATATTTTCTCTCCCATAAGTAGGGTAGAAACAAGATaaaccaaataattaaataattaaaacctATGCCCAATTTgtggtataatttttttttttttaacttttgggATTTGGGACAAGAATATTATAAGCATTTTAGCCACAATGATCTTAAAATTGgcataactcatcattttgatCTCTGACAATGAAAATTGATAGAAGTAATCCCTGAGTTTATCTAccgtaaatcattttggtcattttgtgaaaaatctatcaatatcaTCATTAAATTGTCACGTGAGCGACCATGTGACTACCTTTTCaagagtatttttgtcaaaccaacCCTATTTTTTCATGGAATGACAAATGATTTATAATGAACAAACTCAGAGACCACTTCTATCAATTTTCATTGTCAGGGACTAAAGTGGGAAGTTATGTTAATCTCatagaccattttggctataaTGCCAATATTATATAGGACAATGCTCTCATATTGCAATATTATTGTAGTAGTAGATCTCAAAAAACAATGTTACCGTAGCAAATAGTTTCATTACATCGATAGCATCTCAATATGTTGTCGAAATTATCCATTACATAGCATAGAGAAAGTATCATATGTTGTCATTGTTGTAGATTAATTTACTACAGTAAATCGGTAATAGTTCTATTTGAGAACGTTGTtacaatttcaaaatttgagaGCATTTCCCAATATTATAACAAATGGTAAACATGAGGCTTGCATGATCCATACatattcatcaaaactaaacaaAATATTTCTTATGAGGggttatttaattatcaatttagGTAGGATCTTGGTAGCTCCACCAGCTTTAGGAACAAGTACATGAAGTCATCCATAACCATATATTGCATGATTACGCAACATTCTTGGACAACTCCTGCAGACAAAGCCACACGGTTGCAGACAACATGAACGCACAGCTTGGAAGAAACTAGTAGGAAATGCACACGTGACCCGCACGTGCAACAACCTTAACTAGGTTTTTGAGCAGAGCAGAAAGCCACCCAGAAATCATTGATGAAGCATCATGCATGCGTGCGTGCAGtcaacgagagagagagagagagagagagagagagagagagagagagagagagagagagagagagagagagaggattgaCCGGGTGTCTTGTGGGTGATCTACCGGCCAAGTCTCACACGCTCAATGGCGTTGAATTTTTTAATGAAATCATGCGCCTTTGATGGGATTTTTTCCAGTAACCCTAATAGGCCATGGCCATGCACTTGAACCtttcattcattatatataaagaaTATTAGAGAATAGGTAAACCTGCAAGAAGTAGACTCTCTCACAaatattagaaatttagaaaaaaaagaaaactcccCAAGAAAatgttttcatttctttgtttttagcaAACCAAAATCAAGGAAAAAAGTTTTAGCTCTCTCTTAATTAGCTTAGTTTACTTCCACTGCTCTCCAACTCTCAAACCCTtctcttgattttcttttcttttctgaaaattGTTGGCATTTTCTTTTCAGAAAATCTCCCGCACGAAGAATATTATTAGTGGCGTTTTTTTAAGTTAAGGAGTGAGAGTTTTTACAAAAGTAGATAGATAGAGTGAGAAAGAGATGGGTCGGATTCCATGCTGTGAGAAGGACAACGTGAAAAGGGGGCAGTGGACTCCTGAAGAAGATAACAAGCTCTCTTCCTACATTGCCCAACATGGCACTCGTAATTGGCGCCTCATCCCCAAGAACGCTGGTAATTACAACTgcaaagctctctctctctctctctctctctctccgtcccTCCGTCCCTCCCTCCTAAAACGTtcttcatttggtttacaaGGTTTACAAAGATGTGGGAAGAGCTGCAGGCTACGTTGGACGAACTACCTTCGCCCGGACCTTAAGCACGGCCAATTCTCCGACGCGGAAGAGCAAACAATTGTCAAGTACCACTCCGTTGTTGGCAACCGGTAATTCATTAATCTTTTTCTATAATATGATCCAAAAAGAAATTGTTGTTAGTACTCTAAAATATACTCATCTTGCATTCCTTGCTTATTCTTTTCACTATAATTAAATAACTGCAAGATAATCTTTTTAAAGTGCAATAACAGCTCTCATAAATGTCACAGATGGTCGTTGATTGCAGCGCAACTGCCTGGCCGCACCGACAACGACGTGAAAAATCACTGGAACACCAAGCTGAAGAAGAAGCTATCGGGCATGGGGATCGACCCCGTCACACACAAACCCTTTTCGCACCTCATGGCCGAGATTGCAACCACACTAGCACCGCCGCAGGTGGCTCACCTCGCAGAAGCAGCCCTCGGCTGCTTTAAGGACGAAATGCTCCACCTCCTCATGAAGAAGCGCATCGACTTCCACCAACATACCAATCCAACGCCGGGAAACAGCACTGCCACGTACATTAACAGCCAacaggaagaaaagctcgacaccGTCAAAAAGATCAAGATTGGTTTATCTAGGGCAATGCAAGAACAACCGGACATGTTAACCTCAAACAAACCTTGGATGGACACTATTGGAGCAACATCTGCGAACTTCACAGTGAACTGCAGTGATTTCCCCTTGCCCATGTCTGGATTTCAGTACGGCCATTCCACGTTTGGGAACGAAGGCGATGGATCGCCGTGGAGCCAGAGTCTGTGTACCGGAAGTACGTGCACGGGGGCGGCGGACCAGCAGGGCCAGTTGGCTGACAAACTGGAGGTGGAAGAAAACGGAGAGGAGTCCGAGGATAGAAAGGAGCTGAGAAACGGATCATCCAACATATTCAACTCGGATAGTCTCTTGTGGGATTTACCATCTGAAGATCTAATGAATCAGATGGTTTAATATATAAGTTATACAAGTGTGTGAGGGAAATTTAAAAGATAGgttcaaataaatttaaatttcctGTGACAGTGACAAACAACGATAATGTGAATAAGGTCATTATATAAATTATGGTAAAAGATCATattgttaaaagaaaattataatttaCTGTGAGTTGCATGGTGGATCATGCGAAatatgaagatgaagaagatgaatcatGCGAAACAAGTGCTTTTAAGGACCCTTAATTCTCCTCACATCCTCCTCTTCGTTTCTAACGACGGCCTCATCTTCGACCTCCTGCTTCTCCAAACCTGGCTGCATCTCCCCCGAAACCCTTGTACACAACACGAATTGGGGATGTTTTTAATGGTTTTTAATCTTAATTTGTGATGTCAAATTTGGTGAACAACCTTCTTGGCTGTCGGGGCAAATGTTAGCAAATGTTAGTACAATGACAACGATGAGCAGTAAATGTTGTAGTCACAGGTTGGAGGCGACTCATACGTTACCAGAGACACCACTGGTGAGTTCTCAGTAGGGGTAAGAAGATCACTCTTCGCCTTAAGGAAGAACAGCTTGAGTACCTTGAGGAGCACCGTCTCATGGATTGGATTAAGAAGCACTCTGAGTTCATCGGTTACTCAATCTCACCCTTGATTTGAGAGGACGAGCGCTGAGAAGGAAGGGGCCGTTTAGGACGTCGACGAAacgaaggaa
This window of the Malus domestica chromosome 03, GDT2T_hap1 genome carries:
- the LOC103417314 gene encoding transcription factor MYB80 isoform X2, encoding MGRIPCCEKDNVKRGQWTPEEDNKLSSYIAQHGTRNWRLIPKNAGLQRCGKSCRLRWTNYLRPDLKHGQFSDAEEQTIVKYHSVVGNRWSLIAAQLPGRTDNDVKNHWNTKLKKKLSGMGIDPVTHKPFSHLMAEIATTLAPPQVAHLAEAALGCFKDEMLHLLMKKRIDFHQHTNPTPGNSTATYINSQQEEKLDTVKKIKIGLSRAMQEQPDMLTSNKPWMDTIGATSANFTVNCSDFPLPMSGFQYGHSTFGNEGDGSPWSQSLCTGSTCTGAADQQGQLADKLEVEENGEESEDRKELRNGSSNIFNSDSLLWDLPSEDLMNQMV
- the LOC103417314 gene encoding transcription factor MYB80 isoform X1; translated protein: MGRIPCCEKDNVKRGQWTPEEDNKLSSYIAQHGTRNWRLIPKNAGNYNCKALSLSLSLSPSLRPSLLKRSSFGLQGLQRCGKSCRLRWTNYLRPDLKHGQFSDAEEQTIVKYHSVVGNRWSLIAAQLPGRTDNDVKNHWNTKLKKKLSGMGIDPVTHKPFSHLMAEIATTLAPPQVAHLAEAALGCFKDEMLHLLMKKRIDFHQHTNPTPGNSTATYINSQQEEKLDTVKKIKIGLSRAMQEQPDMLTSNKPWMDTIGATSANFTVNCSDFPLPMSGFQYGHSTFGNEGDGSPWSQSLCTGSTCTGAADQQGQLADKLEVEENGEESEDRKELRNGSSNIFNSDSLLWDLPSEDLMNQMV